The bacterium genomic interval CGGCTGCCCCGGACCTGATCGTGACGCAGGACCTGTGCGAGGTCTGCGCCGTCTCCCTCGACGACGTGCGGCAGGCCCTGAACGAGCTGGCGGCGCGGGACGTCGAGATCTGCAGCCTGAGTCCGCTTCGTCTCTCCGACGTATGGGAGGACGTGCGGCGGGTCGGGCGCGCCGCAGGGCGCGCGTCGGAAGGGGAGGCGGCCGCGCGATCCTTCGAGGCGCGCTGCGCCGCGCTCGGCGAGGCGACCGCTCTGCTCGGGCGCCCTCGGGTCCTGACGATCGAGTGGCTCGACCCGGTCATGATCGGCGGGACGTGGATGCCGGAGCTCGTCGAGATCGCCGGCGGCGAGGCGCTCGTGACCCGGGCGGGCGATCACGCTCCGACCCTCGAGCTGGACGCGCTGCGCGCCCTCGACCCCGACGTCGTCGTGCTGAAGCCCTGCGGTTTCGACGTCGCGCGGACCCTCCGCGAGACGGCGCTGTTCCGAACGATGCTTCCCTGGGAGGAGTGGCGCGCGGCGAGGAGTGGAGAGGTCTACGTCGCCGATGGCAACGCGTACTTCAATCGGCCCGGTCCGCGGCTCGTCGAGTCCGCGGAGATCCTGGCGGCGATCCTCCATCCAGGGTCGTTTCCCGACCTCGTCGCGCGCCACGGACCCGAGCTCCGGCGGATCACGCCCGAAGGCGAGGCCGTCGCGTTCCGCTGACTTCGAGGGAGGGCCGAACGAGCGTGCCGCTCAGCCGCCGTCCCCCGGCTCCTCCGCCTCGGGCGGGGTCGCGTCCTGGAGGTCGTTCCGGAAGCCCTCGGGCAGCTGCACCTTCTGCCGTCCGCCCTTCTTGCCGCGCTTGACGCGCATGGCAGTCGGCGGAAAGGCCATCTCCGGATCGCCTTCGTCGAGAATCGCGTCGAGCTCGGAGAGCGAGTCGATCCGGATCAGCTTGTCGCGCATCTTGGTCGAGCCCGGGAAGCCCTTGGTGTACCAGGTCGCGTGCTTTCGAAAGTCGCGGATGCCGATCCGCTCGGTCACCCATTCGCAGAGGAGGCGTGCGTGGGTGCGCATCGTCTCGATCACTTCGCCGAAGTTCGGCGGGTCCGGCGGCGCAACGCCTGCGAAGACGGCAGCGAGATCGCGGAAGAGCCACGGGCGACCGAGACAGCCGCGCCCGACGACCACGCCGTCGCAGCCGGTCGCGCGCATCATGCGAAGGGCATCGTAGGCTTCCCAGATGTCGCCGTTGCCGAAGACGGGGATCGA includes:
- a CDS encoding cobalamin-binding protein encodes the protein MSRPDRIVSLLPSATEIVFAVGAGDRLVGRSHECDHPPGVEVLPVLTRPRRSLPRASGAIDRTVREIVAEAIAVYELDLPTLESAAPDLIVTQDLCEVCAVSLDDVRQALNELAARDVEICSLSPLRLSDVWEDVRRVGRAAGRASEGEAAARSFEARCAALGEATALLGRPRVLTIEWLDPVMIGGTWMPELVEIAGGEALVTRAGDHAPTLELDALRALDPDVVVLKPCGFDVARTLRETALFRTMLPWEEWRAARSGEVYVADGNAYFNRPGPRLVESAEILAAILHPGSFPDLVARHGPELRRITPEGEAVAFR